CATGGCTGCTGACCCTAAAAACCCTTCCATATCCCTATGCGGTGAGAAATGCGGGCTAGGCTTCCGTCCTGTCTGTATCAGGTTCTTAGCCACTAAACGAGTTGTCGAAGCACCCTCAATCTGGCTTGATGTAATAGCTTCCTCTATAAGCGAGCGGACAAGGTGCCGGTCCCTTGTATGAGGACCTATACTTTTATCCTCTATCTGGATTGAGCCTCCGGACTCCATATCAATTCCATGCAGCACTTGGGATATTGATTCGGTCGTGTTGTAACTGAAAAGATTTCCCTGCTTGTCTGGAAGCGTAACTTTTTTAGAGGCAGCTACTCTTTGAATTTTTATGAAATGCCACCATTGCCTGAGGGTAAGACCATCGGGAATCTGGCGATGCCTCAGTTGATCCCAGCGCAGATATTTTTTGGGAACGTTTCCATAAAAGCGTTCCGAAAGTT
The DNA window shown above is from Candidatus Dadabacteria bacterium and carries:
- a CDS encoding Fic family protein gives rise to the protein MKLPLEPPPFEELFAEVIQSGEYMELSERFYGNVPKKYLRWDQLRHRQIPDGLTLRQWWHFIKIQRVAASKKVTLPDKQGNLFSYNTTESISQVLHGIDMESGGSIQIEDKSIGPHTRDRHLVRSLIEEAITSSQIEGASTTRLVAKNLIQTGRKPSPHFSPHRDMEGFLGSAAM